One part of the Haliotis asinina isolate JCU_RB_2024 chromosome 2, JCU_Hal_asi_v2, whole genome shotgun sequence genome encodes these proteins:
- the LOC137274709 gene encoding probable serine/threonine-protein kinase clkA yields the protein MSYNNFGAVAQLGHVASGLNDYGKGQYGGAEGLRQYGSYNKAANAYNKAADNYAARGNNYHKAADHTIAKGDTASNYYGHKNAAHADKASGAAALANKANYHDAAATKYTRKDDASKAAANNDYANNNYYRKGNVYNTGVHYGFDKKYNKNADEGGDYEILDDSSSHNLDEYRDKNAAYSAANRDHAANKYAADRSHALKDSKYGKDASKAQYGDGKYGSAASHAAKNGGAKHGYDSKLNEAAGSDKYYANAHDAAANKHDEFAGKNAYYNRRNAANAAAQAAKNIAGYGGLAHGVAGGAGVLGVSGGLLGKGVGYGKGYGNQYGHGYNNGYLGHDAHNNKYYDAAAHGQHANYYDGAANAAVAKNGGYGSKLGDSSRSKAGAAYHRDGYNNAQANDYYKSGAAADNKNAYRYNKDGAAANNHGFSHAGADAASLYDTKAAAHDNAKSAYAKDNYRRNYNEGAKKHHLVKKFHHHSKAGGNNYERLNYDKKDYRDNFGQNANAAHANAKKFSQNLYKNAANAAAHNNDKYAANHANKASNYYDAADAANGNAAKKSNYYNKNAAASAGAANAAGKSYYDNHNNAAAAYAKNLNDYAHNQYGNNGRAYNAAHGSAAHHADATHDTPNYVYGVGHGLGGAGHGIVGLRHSVRGFGNGIGVGKGVLGLGNRVGSSNKGVIKAVSSLGKGFGAVGGFGVNIGMGHYPYY from the coding sequence ATGTCCTACAACAACTTTGGAGCTGTCGCACAGCTTGGCCACGTTGCCTCGGGTCTCAACGATTACGGCAAAGGACAATATGGAGGCGCTGAGGGTCTTCGTCAATACGGAAGCTACAACAAAGCCGCTAATGCCTACAACAAAGCCGCCGACAACTACGCCGCCCGTGGTAACAACTACCACAAGGCTGCTGATCATACCATCGCAAAGGGAGACACCGCCTCCAACTACTACGGCCACAAGAACGCCGCTCACGCTGACAAAGCCTCCGGTGCTGCCGCTCTGGCCAACAAAGCCAACTACCATGATGCTGCTGCCACAAAGTACACAAGGAAGGACGATGCCTCAAAAGCTGCTGCCAACAACGACTACGccaacaacaactattacagaAAGGGGAACGTCTACAACACCGGTGTGCACTACGGCTTCGACAAGAAGTATAACAAAAACGCCGATGAGGGCGGTGACTACGAAATTCTTGATGACAGCTCTTCCCACAACCTGGACGAATACCGTGATAAGAACGCGGCCTACAGTGCTGCCAACCGCGACCACGCCGCCAACAAATATGCTGCTGATCGCTCTCACGCTCTGAAAGACAGCAAGTACGGTAAGGACGCCAGCAAGGCTCAATACGGAGACGGTAAATATGGCTCTGCTGCTAGTCACGCTGCCAAGAACGGTGGTGCCAAACACGGCTATGACAGTAAACTTAACGAAGCTGCTGGAAGCGACAAATACTATGCCAACGCCCACGATGCTGCCGCCAACAAACATGACGAATTCGCCGGCAAGAACGCCTACTACAACAGAAGGAACGCTGCTAATGCAGCTGCACAGGCTGCCAAAAACATCGCCGGATATGGAGGTCTCGCCCATGGCGTCGCTGGTGGTGCTGGTGTTCTTGGTGTATCTGGAGGTCTTCTCGGCAAAGGAGTTGGATACGGTAAGGGCTACGGTAACCAGTACGGCCATGGATACAACAATGGCTACCTCGGACATGACGCACACAACAACAAGTACTACGATGCCGCCGCCCACGGTCAACACGCTAACTACTATGATGGTGCTGCCAATGCCGCCGTCGCCAAGAATGGAGGATACGGATCTAAACTGGGTGACTCCAGCCGAAGCAAGGCCGGTGCCGCCTATCACAGAGACGGCTACAACAACGCTCAGGCCAACGACTACTACAAGTCTGGAGCTGCTGCCGACAACAAGAACGCCTACAGATACAATAAGGACGGTGCCGCTGCTAACAACCATGGATTCAGTCACGCCGGTGCCGATGCTGCCAGTCTCTATGACACCAAAGCCGCTGCTCACGACAATGCCAAATCTGCCTACGCCAAGGACAACTACAGACGGAACTACAACGAGGGTGCCAAGAAACACCATCTGGTCAAGAAGTTCCACCATCATTCTAAGGCCGGCGGAAACAACTACGAGCGTCTCAACTACGACAAGAAGGACTACAGGGACAACTTCGGACAGAACGCCAATGCCGCACATGCCAACGCCAAGAAATTCTCTCAGAACCTGTACAAGAACGCTGCCAATGCCGCCGCCCATAATAACGACAAATATGCTGCCAACCACGCCAACAAAGCCTCCAACTACTATGATGCTGCTGATGCAGCCAACGGAAACGCCGCAAAGAAATCCAATTACTACAACAAAAACGCCGCTGCCTCTGCTGGTGCTGCCAACGCTGCTGGCAAATCATATTATGACAACCACAACAACGCCGCTGCTGCATATGCCAAGAATCTCAACGACTACGCCCACAACCAGTACGGCAACAACGGCCGCGCCTACAACGCCGCTCACGGTAGTGCTGCCCACCATGCCGATGCTACCCACGACACCCCCAACTACGTTTACGGCGTCGGACACGGACTCGGAGGAGCTGGACATGGAATTGTCGGCCTTCGTCACAGCGTTCGTGGCTTCGGTAATGGGATCGGTGTGGGTAAAGGAGTTCTCGGCCTTGGAAACCGCGTCGGTAGCTCCAACAAAGGCGTTATAAAGGCAGTTTCTAGTCTGGGAAAGGGATTTGGTGCTGTAGGGGGGTTTGGTGTGAACATTGGTATGGGACACTACCCCTATTACTAG
- the LOC137272859 gene encoding probable cyclin-dependent serine/threonine-protein kinase DDB_G0292550, translated as MSYNNNFGAAEQVGHISSGLNDYGKGQYGGAEGLRQYGSLNKAANAYNKAANNYAARGNNYHKAADEALAKGDAASNYYGHKNAAHADKASGAAALSNKANYHDAAATKYARKDDASKAAANNDYANNNYYRKGNVYNTGVNYGFDKKYNKNADEGGDYEILDDSSSHNLDEYRDKNAAYSAANRDHAANKYAADRSHALKDSKYGKDASKAQYGDGKYGSSASHAAKNGAANHGYDSKHNEAAGSDKYYVNAHDAAVNKHDEFAGKNAYYNRRNAANAAAQAAKNIAGYGGIAHGVAGGAGVLGVSGGLLGKGVGYGKGYGNQYGHGYNKGYLGHDAHNNKYYDAAAHGQHANYYDGAANAAVAKNGGYGSKLGDSSRSKAGAAYHRDGYNNAQANDYYKSGAAADNENAYRYNKDGAAANNHGFSHAGADAANLYDNKAAAHDNAKSAYAKDDYRRKYNEGAKKHHLVKKFHHHSKAGGNNYERLNYDKKDYRDNFGQNANAAHANAKKYSQNLYKNAANAAAHNNDKYAANHANKASNYYDAADAANGNAAKKSNYYNKNTAASAGADNAAGKSYYDNHNNAAAASVKNLNDYAHNQYGNNGHAFNVAHGAAANHAGAAHNTPSYVYGVGHGLRGAGHGVVGLSTDISGYGNGFGRGVLGLGNGVGGFGNGAAGFGKVYGDYNQYPYYG; from the coding sequence ATGTCCTACAACAACAACTTTGGCGCTGCCGAGCAGGTCGGGCACATATCCTCGGGTCTCAATGATTACGGCAAGGGACAATATGGAGGAGCCGAGGGTCTTCGTCAATACGGAAGCCTCAACAAAGCCGCTAATGCCTACAACAAAGCCGCCAACAACTACGCCGCCCGCGGTAACAACTACCACAAGGCTGCTGACGAGGCTCTCGCCAAAGGAGATGCCGCCTCCAACTACTACGGCCACAAGAACGCCGCTCACGCTGACAAAGCTTCCGGTGCTGCCGCTCTGAGCAACAAAGCCAACTACCACGATGCTGCTGCCACAAAGTACGCAAGGAAGGACGATGCCTCCAAAGCTGCTGCCAACAACGACTATGccaacaacaactattacagaAAGGGGAACGTCTACAACACCGGAGTAAACTACGGCTTCGACAAGAAGTATAACAAGAACGCCGATGAGGGCGGTGACTACGAAATTCTTGATGACAGCTCTTCCCACAACCTGGACGAATACCGTGATAAGAACGCGGCCTACAGTGCTGCCAACCGCGACCACGCCGCCAACAAATATGCTGCTGATCGTTCCCATGCTCTGAAAGACAGCAAGTACGGTAAGGACGCCAGCAAGGCTCAATACGGAGACGGCAAATACGGTTCTTCTGCTAGTCACGCTGCCAAGAACGGTGCTGCCAACCACGGCTACGACAGTAAACATAACGAAGCTGCCGGAAGTGACAAATACTATGTCAACGCCCACGATGCTGCCGTCAACAAACATGACGAATTCGCCGGCAAGAACGCCTACTACAACAGAAGGAACGCTGCTAATGCAGCTGCACAGGCTGCCAAAAACATTGCCGGATATGGAGGTATCGCCCATGGCGTCGCTGGTGGTGCTGGTGTTCTTGGTGTATCTGGAGGTCTTCTCGGCAAAGGGGTTGGATATGGTAAGGGCTACGGTAACCAGTACGGCCATGGATACAACAAAGGCTACCTCGGACATGACGCACACAACAACAAGTACTACGATGCCGCCGCCCACGGTCAACATGCTAACTACTATGATGGTGCTGCCAATGCCGCCGTCGCCAAGAATGGAGGATACGGATCTAAACTGGGTGACTCCAGCCGAAGCAAAGCCGGTGCCGCCTATCACAGAGACGGCTACAACAACGCTCAGGCCAACGACTACTACAAGTCTGGAGCTGCTGCCGACAACGAGAACGCCTACAGATACAATAAGGACGGTGCCGCTGCCAACAACCATGGATTCAGTCACGCCGGTGCTGACGCTGCCAATCTCTATGACAACAAGGCTGCCGCACATGACAATGCTAAATCTGCCTACGCCAAGGACGACTACAGACGGAAGTACAACGAGGGTGCCAAGAAACACCATCTGGTCAAGAAGTTCCACCACCATTCTAAGGCCGGCGGAAACAACTACGAGCGTCTCAACTACGACAAGAAGGACTACAGGGACAACTTCGGACAGAACGCCAATGCCGCACATGCCAACGCCAAGAAATATTCTCAGAACCTGTACAAGAACGCTGCCAATGCCGCCGCCCATAATAACGACAAATATGCTGCCAACCACGCCAACAAAGCCTCCAACTACTATGATGCTGCTGATGCAGCCAACGGAAACGCCGCAAAGAAATCCAACTACTACAACAAAAACACCGCTGCCTCTGCTGGTGCTGACAACGCTGCTGGCAAATCATATTATGACAACCACAACAACGCCGCTGCTGCCAGCGTCAAGAATCTCAACGACTACGCCCACAACCAGTACGGCAACAACGGTCACGCTTTCAACGTCGCCCACGGAGCTGCTGCCAACCATGCCGGTGCCGCCCACAACACCCCCAGCTACGTTTACGGCGTCGGACACGGACTTAGAGGAGCTGGACATGGAGTTGTCGGCCTTAGTACCGACATCAGTGGATACGGAAATGGTTTCGGCAGAGGAGTTCTCGGCCTTGGAAATGGCGTTGGTGGATTTGGTAACGGAGCTGCCGGCTTTGGTAAAGTTTATGGAGATTATAACCAGTACCCTTACTACGGGTAA
- the LOC137272858 gene encoding probable cyclin-dependent serine/threonine-protein kinase DDB_G0292550, which produces MSYNNFGAVAQLGHVASGLNDYGKGQYGGAEGLRQHGSYNKAANAYNKAADNYAARGNNYHKAADHASAKGDAASNYYGHKNAAHANKASSAAALANKANYHDAAATKYARKDDASKAAANNDYANNNYYRKGNVYNTGVNYGFDKKYNKNADEGGDYEILDDSSSHNLDEYRDKNAAYSAANRDHAANKYAADRSHALKDSKYGKDASKAQYGDGKYGSAASHAAKNGGAKHGYDSKRNEAAGSDKYYANAHDAAVNKHDEFAGKNAYYNRRNAANAAAQAAKNIAGYGGLAHGIAGGAGVLGVSGGLLGKGVGYGKGYGNQYGHGYNNGYLGHDAHNSKYYDAAAHGQHANYYDGAANAAVAKNGGYGSKLGDSNRSKAGAAYHRDGYNNAQANDYYKSGAAADNKNAYRYNKDGAAANNHGFSHAGADAASLYDNKAAAHDNAKSAYAKDDYRRKYNEGAKKHHLVKKFHHHSKAGGNNYERLNYDKKDYRDNFGQNANAAHANAKKFSQNLYKNAANAAAHNNDKYAANHANKASNYYDAADAANGNAAKKSNYYNKNTAASAGAANAAARSHYDNHNNAAAASAKNLNDYAHNQYGNNGHAYNAAHGAAANHAGAAHNTPNYIYGVGHGLRGAGLGVVGLGHGVSGYGNGFVRGVNLGNGVGGFGSGVAGLGRGYGSYNQYPYYG; this is translated from the coding sequence ATGTCCTACAACAACTTTGGAGCTGTCGCACAGCTTGGCCACGTTGCCTCGGGTCTCAACGATTACGGCAAGGGACAATATGGAGGCGCTGAGGGTCTTCGTCAACACGGAAGCTACAACAAAGCCGCTAATGCCTATAATAAAGCCGCCGACAACTACGCCGCCCGTGGTAACAACTACCACAAGGCTGCTGATCACGCCAGTGCAAAGGGAGATGCCGCCTCCAACTACTACGGCCACAAGAACGCCGCTCACGCTAACAAAGCTTCTAGTGCTGCCGCACTGGCCAACAAAGCCAACTACCACGATGCTGCTGCCACAAAGTACGCAAGGAAGGACGATGCCTCCAAAGCTGCTGCCAACAACGACTATgccaacaacaactactacagaaAGGGGAACGTCTACAACACCGGAGTAAACTACGGCTTCGACAAGAAGTATAACAAAAACGCCGATGAGGGCGGTGACTACGAAATTCTTGATGACAGCTCTTCCCACAACCTGGACGAATACCGTGATAAGAACGCGGCCTACAGTGCTGCCAACCGCGACCACGCCGCCAACAAATATGCTGCTGATCGCTCTCACGCTCTGAAAGACAGCAAGTACGGTAAGGACGCCAGCAAGGCTCAATACGGAGACGGCAAATATGGCTCTGCTGCTAGTCACGCTGCCAAGAACGGTGGTGCCAAACACGGCTATGACAGTAAACGTAACGAAGCTGCCGGAAGTGACAAATACTACGCCAACGCCCACGATGCTGCCGTCAACAAACATGACGAATTCGCCGGCAAGAACGCCTACTACAACAGGAGGAACGCTGCTAATGCAGCTGCACAGGCTGCCAAAAACATCGCCGGATATGGAGGTCTCGCCCATGGCATCGCTGGTGGTGCTGGTGTTCTTGGTGTATCTGGAGGTCTTCTCGGCAAAGGAGTTGGATACGGTAAGGGCTACGGTAACCAGTACGGCCATGGGTACAACAATGGCTACCTCGGACATGACGCACACAACAGCAAGTACTACGATGCTGCCGCCCACGGTCAACATGCTAACTACTATGATGGTGCTGCCAATGCCGCCGTCGCCAAGAATGGAGGATACGGATCTAAACTGGGTGACTCCAACCGAAGCAAGGCCGGTGCCGCCTATCACAGAGACGGCTACAACAACGCTCAGGCCAACGACTACTACAAGTCTGGAGCTGCTGCCGACAACAAGAACGCCTACAGATACAATAAGGACGGTGCCGCTGCCAACAACCATGGATTCAGTCACGCCGGTGCTGACGCTGCCAGTCTCTATGACAACAAGGCTGCCGCACATGACAATGCTAAATCTGCCTACGCCAAGGACGACTACAGACGGAAGTACAACGAGGGTGCCAAGAAACACCATCTGGTCAAGAAGTTCCACCACCATTCTAAGGCCGGCGGAAACAACTACGAGCGTCTCAACTACGACAAGAAGGACTACAGGGACAACTTCGGACAGAACGCCAATGCTGCACATGCCAACGCCAAGAAATTCTCTCAGAACCTGTACAAGAACGCTGCCAATGCCGCCGCCCATAATAACGACAAATATGCTGCCAACCACGCCAACAAAGCCTCCAACTACTATGATGCTGCTGATGCAGCCAACGGAAACGCCGCAAAGAAATCCAACTACTACAACAAAAACACCGCTGCCTCTGCTGGTGCTGCCAACGCTGCTGCCAGGTCTCATTATGACAACCACAACAACGCCGCTGCTGCCAGCGCCAAGAACCTCAACGACTACGCCCACAACCAGTACGGCAACAACGGTCACGCCTACAACGCCGCTCACGGGGCTGCTGCCAACCATGCCGGTGCCGCCCACAACACCCCGAACTACATTTACGGCGTCGGTCACGGACTTAGAGGAGCTGGACTTGGAGTTGTCGGCCTTGGTCATGGCGTCAGTGGATACGGAAATGGTTTCGTTAGAGGAGTTAACCTTGGAAACGGCGTCGGTGGATTCGGTAGCGGAGTTGCCGGCCTTGGTAGAGGCTATGGAAGTTATAACCAGTATCCTTACTACGGGTAA
- the LOC137272857 gene encoding PE-PGRS family protein PE_PGRS5-like has protein sequence MSYNNNFGVARQLGHVASGLNDYGKGQYGDAEGLRQYGSYNKAANAYNKAANNYAARGNNYHKAADHASAKGDTASNYYGHKNAAHADKASGAAALANKANYHDAAATKYARKDDASKAAANNDYANNNYYRKGNVYNTGVHYGFDKKYNKNADEGGDYEILDDSSSHNLDEYRDKNAAYSAANRDHAANKYAADRSHALKDSKYGKDASKAQYGDGKYGSAASHAAKNGGANHGYDSKLNEAAGSDKYYANAHDAAVNKHDEFAGKNAYYNRRNAANAAAQAAKNIAGYGGLAHGVAGGAGVLGVSGGLLGKGVGYGKGYGNQYGHGYNNGYLGHDAHNNKYYDAAAHGQHANYYDGAANAAVAKNGGYGSKLGDSSRSKAGAAYHRDGYNNAQANDYYKSGAAADNKNAYRYNKDGAAANNHGFSHAGADAASLYDTKAAAHDNAKSAYAKDNYRRNYNEGAKKHHLVKKFHHHSKAGGNNYERLNYDKKDYRDNFGQNANAAHANAKKFSQNLYKNAANAAAHNNDKYAANHANKASNYYDAADAANGNAAKKSNYYNKNAAASAGAANAAGKSYYDNHNNAAAAYAKNLNDYAHDQYGNNGRAYNAHHAAANHAGVAHNTPSYGYGVGHGLGGAGRGVVGLGTGVSGYGNGFGRGVLGLGNGVGGFRNGVAGLGKGFSVGQSYGVYNQYPYYG, from the coding sequence ATGTCCTACAACAACAACTTTGGCGTTGCCAGACAGCTTGGCCACGTTGCCTCGGGTCTCAACGATTACGGCAAGGGACAATATGGAGACGCTGAGGGTCTTCGTCAATACGGAAGCTACAACAAAGCCGCTAATGCCTACAACAAAGCCGCCAACAACTACGCCGCCCGTGGTAACAACTACCACAAGGCTGCTGATCACGCCAGTGCAAAGGGAGACACCGCCTCCAACTACTACGGCCACAAGAACGCCGCTCACGCTGACAAAGCCTCCGGTGCTGCCGCTCTGGCCAACAAAGCCAACTACCACGATGCTGCTGCCACAAAGTACGCAAGGAAGGACGATGCCTCCAAAGCTGCTGCCAACAACGACTATGccaacaacaactattacagaAAGGGGAACGTCTACAACACCGGAGTCCACTACGGCTTCGACAAGAAGTATAACAAGAACGCCGATGAGGGCGGTGACTACGAAATTCTTGATGACAGCTCTTCCCACAACCTGGACGAATACCGTGACAAGAACGCGGCCTACAGTGCTGCCAACCGCGACCACGCCGCCAACAAATATGCTGCTGATCGCTCTCACGCTCTGAAAGACAGCAAGTACGGTAAGGACGCCAGCAAGGCTCAATACGGTGACGGCAAATATGGCTCTGCTGCAAGTCACGCTGCCAAGAACGGTGGTGCCAACCACGGCTACGACAGTAAACTTAACGAAGCTGCTGGAAGTGACAAATACTATGCCAACGCCCACGATGCTGCCGTCAACAAACATGACGAATTCGCCGGCAAGAACGCCTACTACAACAGAAGGAACGCTGCTAATGCAGCTGCACAGGCTGCCAAAAACATCGCCGGATATGGAGGTCTCGCCCATGGCGTCGCTGGTGGTGCTGGTGTTCTTGGTGTATCTGGAGGTCTTCTCGGCAAAGGAGTTGGATACGGTAAGGGCTACGGTAACCAGTACGGCCATGGATACAACAATGGCTACCTCGGACATGACGCACACAACAACAAGTACTACGATGCCGCCGCCCACGGTCAACACGCTAACTACTATGATGGTGCTGCCAATGCCGCCGTCGCCAAGAATGGAGGATACGGATCTAAACTGGGTGACTCCAGCCGAAGCAAGGCCGGTGCCGCCTATCACAGAGACGGCTACAACAACGCTCAGGCCAACGACTACTACAAGTCTGGAGCTGCTGCCGACAACAAGAACGCCTACAGATACAATAAGGACGGTGCCGCTGCTAACAACCATGGATTCAGTCACGCCGGTGCCGATGCTGCCAGTCTCTATGACACCAAAGCCGCTGCTCACGACAATGCCAAATCTGCCTACGCCAAGGACAACTACAGACGGAACTACAACGAGGGTGCCAAGAAACACCATCTGGTCAAGAAGTTCCACCATCATTCTAAGGCCGGCGGAAACAACTACGAGCGTCTCAACTACGACAAGAAGGACTACAGGGACAACTTCGGACAGAACGCCAATGCCGCACATGCCAACGCCAAGAAATTCTCTCAGAACCTGTACAAGAACGCTGCCAATGCCGCCGCCCATAATAACGACAAATATGCTGCCAACCACGCCAACAAAGCCTCCAACTACTACGATGCTGCTGATGCTGCCAACGGTAACGCCGCAAAGAAATCCAACTACTACAACAAAAACGCCGCTGCCTCTGCCGGTGCTGCCAACGCTGCTGGCAAATCATATTATGACAACCACAACAACGCCGCTGCTGCATATGCCAAGAATCTCAACGACTACGCCCACGACCAGTACGGCAACAACGGTCGCGCCTACAACGCCCACCATGCTGCTGCCAACCATGCTGGTGTTGCCCACAACACCCCCAGCTACGGTTACGGCGTCGGACACGGACTCGGAGGAGCTGGACGTGGAGTTGTCGGCCTTGGTACCGGCGTCAGTGGATACGGAAATGGTTTCGGCAGAGGAGTTCTCGGCCTTGGAAATGGCGTTGGTGGATTCCGTAACGGAGTTGCCGGCCTTGGTAAAGGTTTTAGCGTTGGTCAAAGCTATGGAGTTTATAACCAATATCCTTACTACGGGTAA
- the LOC137274700 gene encoding probable cyclin-dependent serine/threonine-protein kinase DDB_G0292550, with protein sequence MKCLSIAVIAICVVAATCDYFDNYGAAANNGHLSAGVNNYGKGQYATHNTDQKYNTYDNAANNYNKAANNYASHGNNYYKAADQAGAKGDAASNYYGNKAAAHANNVYGDAGHANKAGYHDAAANHYARKDNAARAAAYNNHANNNYYNKGDVFNTDVKYGFDKKYNKNSNEGGDYEILDTSSAHNLADYRDHSGASNYASRDHANKKYAADAAHAQKGNGYGYGAATKQYGNGKYGAANSHAANNGASNHAAAAKLSEAAGSNKYYDNAHDASKDQYDNFAKKNAVYDRNSVANAAAQAARDLAGHGNHGVYGTRGYSGVVGIGNGYGNNYGNGNGYGKGQQYGQQYGQNGHGLYDIAARGQHANHYDSAANAANVRNGKYGSHLNDYQRNNAGAAYHRNGYNNAQGNDYYKSGAAADKNNAYRSNVDAAASDRHGYDRAGADAANLYNAQAAATDNANSAYAKDNYRRNYNDAAKKHHLVKKFHHQNNAGGSNYERLNFNRKDYKDNFAQNANAAHSNANNYAQRYYNDAAKAAANNNDRYAANNADNAYKYNDVAQAANGNAAKKSNYYSQDGAKAAGDSNNAAASKYNDYNNAAAARANVLNNYAHNNYGSNARAHSNGHGAATSHAAAVQHGTPYNNGFGVGHGVGVGHGVGVGKGVGGFGVGNGVVGVGFGRGLAGGFGAKSGYQYY encoded by the exons ATGAAG TGTTTATCCATTGCCGTCATCGCCATCTGTGTGGTTGCTGCCACATGCGACTACTTCGACAATTATGGCGCTGCCGCCAACAACGGCCACCTGTCAGCCGGTGTGAACAACTACGGGAAGGGACAATACGCTACCCACAACACTGACCAGAAATACAACACATACGACAACGCCgccaacaactacaacaaagCCGCCAACAACTACGCCAGCCACGGCAACAACTACTACAAAGCAGCTGATCAAGCCGGCGCCAAGGGAGACGCTGCCTCCAACTACTACGGAAACAAGGCCGCCGCCCACGCCAATAACGTTTACGGTGACGCAGGACACGCCAACAAAGCCGGTTACCACGACGCCGCCGCCAACCACTACGCCAGGAAAGACAACGCCGCAAGAGCTGCTGCTTACAATAACCACgccaacaacaactactacaacaaggGTGATGTTTTCAACACCGACGTCAAGTACGGCTTCGATAAGAAATACAACAAGAACTCCAACGAGGGTGGCGACTATGAAATACTTGACACAAGCAGCGCTCACAACCTCGCCGACTACCGTGATCACAGTGGAGCCTCCAACTACGCCAGCCGCGACCACGCCAACAAGAAATACGCCGCCGATGCCGCACACGCTCAGAAGGGCAATGGGTACGGATATGGAGCTGCAACAAAGCAATACGGAAACGGTAAATACGGTGCCGCAAACAGCCACGCTGCCAACAACGGTGCTTCCAACCACGCCGCTGCTGCCAAGCTGAGCGAAGCTGCTGGAAGCAACAAATACTACGACAACGCTCATGATGCTTCCAAAGATCAGTACGACAACTTCGCCAAGAAGAACGCCGTCTACGACAGAAACAGCGTCGCTAACGCCGCTGCACAAGCCGCACGCGATCTCGCTGGCCACGGCAACCACGGCGTCTACGGAACACGCGGATACTCTGGCGTCGTAGGCATTGGAAACGGTTACGGGAACAACTACGGTAACGGTAACGGTTACGGCAAAGGTCAGCAATATGGTCAACAGTACGGTCAGAACGGACATGGTCTGTACGACATTGCCGCCCGTGGTCAACACGCCAACCATTATGATTCCGCTGCCAATGCTGCCAATGTCAGGAATGGTAAATATGGATCTCACCTGAATGACTACCAGAGAAACAATGCCGGCGCTGCCTACCACAGGAACGGTTACAACAACGCTCAAGGCAACGACTACTACAAATCCGGTGCTGCTGCTGACAAGAACAACGCCTACAGATCCAACGTTGATGCTGCTGCATCCGACAGACACGGATACGACCGTGCCGGTGCCGATGCTGCCAACCTATACAATGCCCAAGCTGCTGCCACCGACAATGCCAACTCTGCCTATGCCAAGGACAACTACAGACGCAATTACAATGATGCTGCCAAGAAACATCATCTGGTCAAGAAGTTCCACCACCAGAACAACGCCGGCGGTAGCAACTACGAACGCCTCAACTTCAACAGGAAGGACTACAAGGATAACTTTGCCCAGAACGCTAACGCTGCCCACTCTAATGCCAACAACTACGCTCAGAGGTATTACAACGACGCCGCCAAAGCAGCAGCCAACAACAACGACAGGTACGCCGCCAACAACGCCGATAATGCTTACAAATACAATGACGTCGCTCAGGCTGCCAACGGCAACGCTGCTAAGAAATCTAACTACTACAGTCAGGACGGAGCTAAAGCTGCCGGAGATAGCAATAATGCCGCTGCTTCGAAATACAACGACTACAACAACGCTGCTGCTGCCCGCGCCAACGTCCTCAACAACTACGCCCACAACAACTATGGCTCCAACGCCCGTGCACATTCTAACGGTCACGGCGCTGCTACCAGCCACGCCGCCGCCGTCCAACACGGTACCCCCTACAACAACGGCTTTGGTGTCGGTCATGGAGTTGGTGTCGGTCATGGAGTCGGTGTCGGAAAGGGAGTCGGAGGGTTCGGAGTCGGAAATGGCGTCGTCGGCGTTGGATTTGGCCGTGGTCTTGCTGGTGGTTTCGGCGCTAAGAGCGGCTACCAGTATtactaa